In Ilumatobacter fluminis, the following proteins share a genomic window:
- a CDS encoding DUF222 domain-containing protein: protein MSGSRSPATQGAPLTEALGDAIANWSNDQRTVVVLAAEFADSGEWVVSSSASAAHWIAASADIEVCTAREWIRVGRTLRSLPLVARLFDTGELSYSKVRTLTRVATSENESALVALAADVPAGQLGRAIAAWMSRTSDDVELERLHQEQRSVVWRNEPDGMVTFTARLAPLAAGQLIARLQTHVMTNRPTRRRSMRGPPWRNSTPTRCRR from the coding sequence ATGTCCGGTTCCCGATCTCCCGCCACTCAAGGAGCACCCCTGACCGAGGCGTTGGGCGACGCCATTGCGAACTGGTCGAACGACCAGCGAACCGTCGTCGTGCTCGCCGCCGAGTTCGCCGACTCGGGTGAGTGGGTGGTGTCCAGCTCGGCGTCGGCGGCGCACTGGATCGCAGCGAGCGCCGACATCGAGGTGTGTACGGCTCGTGAGTGGATCCGCGTCGGGCGGACGCTCCGGAGCCTGCCGCTGGTGGCACGGCTGTTCGACACCGGCGAGCTGTCGTACAGCAAGGTGCGAACGCTGACGCGTGTTGCGACGAGCGAGAACGAGTCGGCGCTCGTCGCACTGGCGGCCGACGTCCCAGCCGGACAGCTCGGCCGAGCGATCGCTGCGTGGATGAGTCGCACATCCGACGACGTCGAGCTCGAGCGGCTGCACCAGGAACAGCGCTCCGTCGTCTGGCGCAACGAACCCGACGGCATGGTCACGTTCACGGCACGGCTGGCTCCGTTGGCTGCCGGTCAGCTGATCGCACGCCTCCAGACCCACGTCATGACGAATCGCCCGACGCGGCGTCGCTCGATGCGTGGCCCTCCTTGGCGCAACAGCACGCCGACGCGTTGTCGGCGCTGA
- a CDS encoding maleylpyruvate isomerase N-terminal domain-containing protein, whose protein sequence is MGSIGADEVRRAADECAQFLRGEVDDDWSVPIPDLEMTVGEVVAHAAEGCVWYAIDLAAGGDDLEPVEHRVKTDVTNGSLVDTLTAYARVVAGVIETTPDTVRGFHPMGAADPSGFAAMACDEMLIHTDDAARGLGLEFRPSDDLSAAVLARLFPWIEGDGDPWDLLRWANGRIELSGRERLSDWAWHCAPLDDWDGTVPTRSSVLGGG, encoded by the coding sequence GTGGGATCGATCGGGGCCGACGAGGTACGACGAGCTGCTGACGAGTGTGCGCAGTTCCTCCGTGGCGAGGTGGACGACGATTGGTCGGTGCCGATCCCCGACCTGGAGATGACGGTCGGCGAGGTGGTCGCGCACGCCGCCGAGGGGTGCGTGTGGTACGCGATCGACCTGGCGGCCGGCGGCGACGACCTCGAGCCGGTCGAGCATCGGGTCAAGACTGACGTCACGAACGGGTCGTTGGTCGACACGCTGACGGCCTACGCACGCGTGGTGGCCGGTGTGATCGAGACGACACCCGACACCGTGCGCGGTTTCCATCCCATGGGTGCCGCCGATCCCTCCGGGTTCGCGGCGATGGCGTGCGACGAGATGCTGATCCACACCGACGACGCGGCGCGCGGTCTCGGCCTCGAGTTCCGCCCGAGCGACGACCTGTCGGCGGCGGTGCTGGCACGGTTGTTCCCGTGGATCGAGGGTGACGGTGATCCATGGGATCTGCTCCGTTGGGCCAACGGTCGGATCGAGCTGTCGGGCCGGGAGCGGTTGAGCGACTGGGCCTGGCACTGTGCCCCGCTCGACGACTGGGACGGGACGGTGCCCACCCGTTCGTCGGTGCTGGGCGGCGGCTGA
- a CDS encoding alpha/beta hydrolase yields MDAATHEPNPATDPGVAVRPEFDPELRGGLALVGGMFPPTITPDLVDFMRTSYAGPPVADLLEGRRITVCDETFAGHRGDEVVGSVFTADGAVGARPTVLFLHSGGLMFGDRFSGLDRVIDWVERWAVTLVTVEYRLAPEHPDPYAREDCYAALEWLASDADRLDVDPDRIMVAGASAGGGLAAGLALAARDRDGPPVCAQLLDYPMLDDRGRTVSTTQFDGIGVWDRVSNETAWRASLGDRYQTDDVSIYAAPARATDLSGLPPAFIDVGSAEIFRDEAIEYATALWRAGGSAELHVWPGGFHAFDIFAPHATLSRGMIATRDAWVARVLID; encoded by the coding sequence ATGGACGCGGCGACGCACGAACCGAACCCGGCGACGGATCCGGGCGTCGCGGTTCGACCCGAGTTCGATCCCGAGCTCCGTGGGGGACTGGCGCTCGTCGGCGGCATGTTCCCGCCGACCATCACGCCGGACCTCGTCGACTTCATGCGGACGTCGTACGCCGGTCCGCCGGTCGCCGACTTGCTCGAGGGGCGGCGGATCACCGTCTGCGACGAAACGTTCGCCGGACACCGCGGCGACGAGGTCGTGGGATCGGTCTTCACCGCCGACGGGGCAGTCGGCGCCCGACCGACCGTGCTGTTCCTGCACTCGGGCGGGCTGATGTTCGGCGACCGTTTCAGCGGCCTCGACCGCGTCATCGACTGGGTCGAACGGTGGGCGGTCACGCTCGTCACCGTCGAGTACCGACTCGCACCGGAACACCCGGATCCCTACGCACGCGAAGACTGCTACGCAGCACTCGAGTGGCTCGCGTCGGACGCCGATCGTCTCGACGTCGACCCTGACCGCATCATGGTCGCCGGGGCGAGTGCCGGCGGCGGACTCGCAGCGGGGCTCGCTCTCGCAGCGCGCGATCGTGACGGCCCGCCGGTGTGTGCGCAACTGCTCGACTACCCGATGCTCGACGATCGTGGGCGAACCGTGTCGACGACCCAGTTCGACGGGATCGGGGTGTGGGACCGCGTCAGCAACGAGACGGCGTGGCGTGCCTCGTTGGGCGACCGGTACCAAACCGACGACGTGTCGATCTACGCCGCACCCGCACGCGCCACCGACCTGTCCGGTCTGCCGCCCGCGTTCATCGACGTCGGGTCGGCCGAGATCTTCCGCGACGAGGCGATCGAGTACGCCACCGCGCTGTGGCGCGCCGGCGGCAGTGCCGAGCTCCACGTGTGGCCCGGTGGCT
- the sodN gene encoding superoxide dismutase, Ni, with amino-acid sequence MLSRLFANATEAHAHCDLYCGVYDPAQAKIEALSCLKTIQKYHDSDDEHFKTRAIMVKEQRAEEVKHHLMVLWADFFTPDHFAQFPNLHQMFWDAIHGAGDVKKSLDAAPAEKLLEQIDAIADVFWQTEKAKGMGVYPPS; translated from the coding sequence AATGCGACCGAGGCCCACGCTCACTGCGACCTCTACTGCGGTGTCTACGACCCGGCGCAGGCCAAGATCGAGGCCCTGTCGTGTCTGAAGACCATCCAGAAGTACCACGACTCCGATGACGAGCACTTCAAGACCCGTGCGATCATGGTCAAGGAGCAGCGCGCCGAAGAGGTCAAGCATCACCTGATGGTGCTGTGGGCCGACTTCTTCACCCCCGATCACTTCGCCCAGTTCCCGAACCTCCACCAGATGTTCTGGGACGCCATCCACGGCGCCGGCGACGTCAAGAAGAGCCTCGACGCCGCCCCGGCCGAGAAGCTCCTCGAGCAGATCGATGCCATTGCCGACGTCTTCTGGCAGACCGAGAAGGCGAAGGGCATGGGCGTCTACCCGCCCAGCTGA
- a CDS encoding HNH endonuclease signature motif containing protein has product MAQQHADALSALIAGTAGSLTTEVVLHVREDGATLDDGSPLPLGVVARIASDAFIRALIHDAEGRPIDASSRRRHPTARQKRVVKERDRACVDCGSTGLLEYDHVPDFAVSGRTVVDELELRCAPCHRRRHGHAAA; this is encoded by the coding sequence TTGGCGCAACAGCACGCCGACGCGTTGTCGGCGCTGATCGCCGGCACGGCAGGATCGCTCACGACCGAGGTCGTGCTCCACGTCCGCGAAGACGGTGCGACCCTCGACGACGGCTCACCGTTGCCGCTCGGTGTCGTCGCCCGCATCGCGTCCGACGCATTCATCCGGGCGCTGATCCACGACGCCGAGGGTCGCCCGATCGACGCCAGCTCGCGCCGGCGTCACCCGACCGCCCGCCAGAAGCGCGTCGTCAAGGAGCGCGACCGAGCGTGCGTCGACTGTGGGTCCACGGGGCTCCTCGAGTACGACCACGTCCCCGACTTCGCGGTGTCGGGGCGCACCGTCGTGGACGAACTCGAACTCCGCTGCGCCCCCTGCCACCGCCGCCGCCACGGACACGCCGCCGCCTGA